The following are from one region of the Chiloscyllium punctatum isolate Juve2018m chromosome 24, sChiPun1.3, whole genome shotgun sequence genome:
- the LOC140494379 gene encoding uncharacterized protein, whose amino-acid sequence MVGQPERQSQGGRESSINPAARCLRKKQRNEDMPPPKGRATRPYIKNISELTARLLRSLGLITEHKPTATLRQQLTRTKDLTPSMSKTNVVYKIPCKDCTKHYIGQTGRQLMIRIDEHQLATKRHDQLSFVATHADDKQREFDWDNTTIIIQAKQRTAREFLEPWHSSTVSINKHIDLDPIYQPLQRTDGTDNWKQQMQVTINAGRNITEPLHRMLPHTEDVT is encoded by the exons atggttggtcagccagaaagacaaagtcagggtggtcgggagtcttcaataaatcctgctgccag atgcctcaggaAAAAACAgcggaatgaagacatgccaccacccaaaggacgagccacacgaccatacatcaagaacatttcagaactgacagccagactactgcgatcactaggactcataacagaacacaaaccaacagccactctcagacaacaactcaccaggacgaaggacctgacacccagcatgagcaaaactaatgtagtgtacaaaatcccatgcaaggactgcacaaaacactacataggacaaacaggaagacagttaatgatACGCATcgatgaacaccaactagccacgaaacgacacgaccagctatccttcgtagccacacacgcagatgacaagcaacgtgagttcgactgggataacacgaCGATAATaatacaagccaaacagagaacagccagggaattcctggagccCTGGCACTCCTCCAcagtttcaatcaataagcacatcgacctggacccaatataccaaccactgcagcggacagatggaactgacaactggaagcagcagatgcaagtcacgataaatgccggaagaaacatcacagaaccgcttcacaggatgctcccacacactgaggatgtcacctag